A region of the Cyanobacterium sp. T60_A2020_053 genome:
TGTTATAGCCCGTAATATTTCCCAGCGCCCCTCAAACTGGCGCTCTACCCAGTCTTTACCAGAATACCTCAAACAACATCAAGTAGTAGGTATTTACGGCATTGATACGAGGGATTTAACCCGTCGTTTGCGTTCTTCGGGCGCTATGAATGGCGCTATTTCCACGGAAATATTGGACCCTGAAGAATTGTTAATTCAGATACAAAGCGCCCCCACCATGGCAGGATTAAACCTCGTTAAGGATATTACCACCAAAGAAATTTACCAATGGACAGAAATTACTAATTCACAATGGGAATTTAATCCTAGGGCGCACATCAGCGATGAAGAAACCTTTACTGTAGTAGCAGTGGACTTTGGTATTAAAAGAAATATTTTAAAACGTTTAGCTAGTTATGGTTGTCGTGTGATTGTTGTACCAGCGCACACCGCCCCGGCAGACATTCTGGCTTATAATCCTGATGGTATCTTTTTATCCAATGGACCCGGAGACCCTTCCGCCGTCGCCGAAGGCATTGCCACCGCTAAGGAGTTATTAAAAGCAGAAAAACCTACTTTCGGTATTTGTATGGGACATCAAATTTTAGGCTTGTCCATGGGCGCTGAAACCTTTAAACTAAAATTTGGTCATCGTGGCTTAAATCAACCGGCTGGATTGAGCCAAAAAGTAGAAATTACCAGTCAAAATCATGGTTTTGCTGTTACTGAAGAATCTTTAAGCACATCCGTAGAGATTACCCATTTCAACTTAAATGATCGTACTGTAGCTGGTTTGAAACATAAAACACTACCATTTTTCTCTGTACAATATCACCCCGAAGCTAGTCCGGGTCCTCATGATGCGGATTATCTCTTTGAACAGTTTGTTAAATTGATGCGCGACCATAAATCTAAATAGGGTTTGCTGAAAAAGTGCAATGGTGAGGT
Encoded here:
- the carA gene encoding glutamine-hydrolyzing carbamoyl-phosphate synthase small subunit: MSILHNTKAILVLADGTAYEGFSFGAKGTTMGEVVFNTGMTGYQEVLTDPSYSGQMVTFTYPELGNTGVNPEDEESYKPHVKGVIARNISQRPSNWRSTQSLPEYLKQHQVVGIYGIDTRDLTRRLRSSGAMNGAISTEILDPEELLIQIQSAPTMAGLNLVKDITTKEIYQWTEITNSQWEFNPRAHISDEETFTVVAVDFGIKRNILKRLASYGCRVIVVPAHTAPADILAYNPDGIFLSNGPGDPSAVAEGIATAKELLKAEKPTFGICMGHQILGLSMGAETFKLKFGHRGLNQPAGLSQKVEITSQNHGFAVTEESLSTSVEITHFNLNDRTVAGLKHKTLPFFSVQYHPEASPGPHDADYLFEQFVKLMRDHKSK